The window TCGGGCAGGCGATGTTCTTCGACGCCGAGCACGCCGCCGGGCTTCAGCATCGCGAAAATCTGCTTGAACGCGTTCGCCGTGTTATCGGCGCCGTCGAAGCGCCAGTTGTGGACGTTGCGAAAGGTCAGCACGACATCGGCGCTGCCGTCGGCGACCTTGGGATTGGTGCCGCCATTCGGGAATTCGGCGAGCTTGACCGCGCCATAGGTGCCCGCATCGCTTTCCTGCTTCGCCTTGACCCGGTTGAGACCCTTTTCCCACGGCGCGGCGACATAGAGGGTGCCGCCACCCGCCTTGGCCAGCGGCGCGAGGATTTCGGTGTACCAGCCGCCGCCGGGCCAAAGTTCGACGACCGTATCGCCGGGCTTCACGCCAAAGAAGGCGAGCGTTTCGGTCGGGTGGCGATAGGGGTCGCGCGCGACATTGGCCGGGGTGCGCGTCGGCGCGGCGACAGCGGTCGCGATCGCATCGCCGGGCCTGGCCGCGGCTTCGCTCGCGGCGGCGTTGTGCGCGGGGGCGCTGCACGCGGCCACGACGATCAGCGCTGCACTTGCAACGGCACGGAAATCACGCATATCGGACACCTCTCTCGGGGACGGGCCGGTTCTGCCGACCCTGTTGGGGGGGATGGTCATAGTGCGAAGGGAAGGCGTCAGATGCAAGTGTCCATGCTGTCGGTGAGCATCGGCGCGGCGCTGCTGTTCGGCGTCGCCGAATTCGCGGGGTGGCGGCGCAACAACCGCCGCGACGTCGACAAGGTCGGCTTCATGCCCTGGCGCGGCATCGCGCTCGTATCGGCGTGCGTCGCGCTGTTCGCCTTTGCCTTCTGGCTGATCCAGCGATGACCGCGCTGCCCGCGATCGACATCGCCCCGCTGCTCGCGATGGACGATGCCGCCGCGGTCGAACGCACCGCCGCCGCGATCGGCGCGGCGAGCGCCGACTATGGTTTTTTCTATGCCGAGGGCCATGGCATCTCCGATGCGCTGTTCGACCGGCTGGAGGCCGTAAGCCACCGTTTTTTCGCGCTGTCCGAGGCCGAGAAGGCCGAAATCGCGATGGCGCATGGCGGCACCGCATGGCGCGGCTGGTTCCCGCTCGGCGGCGAACTGACCTCGGGACGGCCCGACCGCAAGGAGGGGCTGTATCTGGGCGAGGAACTTGGCGAAGGCGATCCGCGCGTTGCGGCTGGCTGGCCGCTGCACGGCGCCAATCTGTGGCCGACACGCCTGCCCGAATTGCGCCCTGCGGTGGAGGAGTATCTGGCGGCATCGGTCGCCGCAGCCGAGGCGCTGATGCGCGGCATGGCGCTCGCGCTGGGGCTTTCCGCCGATCATTTCGCAAACGAACTGACGCGCCGGCCAACCTTGCTCTTCCGCATCTTTCACTATCCGCCAGGCGGCGAAGCTGACGATCTGGGCGTCGGCGAACATAGCGATTACGGCTTGCTGACCCTGCTCGGGCAGGACGCGCATGGCGGACTGGAGGTGCGTGCGGCGGACGGGTCGTGGATCGCAGTGCCGCCGCGCGGCCATGCCCTTGTCGTCAATATCGGCGATATGTTCGAACGGCTGACGCGCGGGCGCTTTCGCTCCGCGCCGCATCGGGTGATAAAAGCATCGGGGCGGGAACGGCTGTCGTGGCCGCTTTTCTACGACCCTGATTTCGCAGCTTCGGTCGACCCGCTGCCGGTTCCCGCGACAACGCGGCTGTTGCCGCGCTGGGACGGCGCCGATGTCCATGCGGCGGGCGGCAGCTATGGCAACTATCTGATCGGCAAGGTCGGCAAGGTGTTTCCCGCACTCGCCGGGAAGCAGCTCCGCGAACTGCCCTAGAGGCAGGCTTCCAGATAGGGCTGGTCGAAGCCATACTGGCGCGCCTTTTCCAGCGTGTAGGGGCGCAGGCCCATCGCGCGATATTCGCCGATGATCTTGCCGTCCTTGTCCTCGTCGAGATATTCGAACTTGAACAATTCCTGGGTGACGATGACGTCGCCTTCCATGCCGATCACCTCGGTGACGTTGGTGACGCGGCGCGACCCGTCGCGCAGGCGCTTGATCTGGATCACCATGTCGACCGAATCGGCGATCTGCTTGGAAATCGCTTCCTTCGGGATCTTCACGTCGCCCATCAGCACCATATTCTCCATACGGCCCAGGCACTCGCGCGGGCTGTTGCTGTGGAGCGTACACATCGACCCGTCGTGACCGGTGTTCATCGCGGCGAGAAGGTCGAAACATTCGGCGCCGCGGACCTCACCCATGATGATGCGGTCGGGGCGCATACGCAGCGCGTTCTTGACGAGGTCGCCCATGTGGATCGCGCCATTGCCCTCGAGGTTGGCGGGACGCGTTTCGAGCGGCAGCCAATGCGGCTGTTGCAGGCGAAGTTCTGCGGCATCCTCGATGGTCAAAACCCGCTCGCCGGGGTCGATCATCTTGGACAAGGCGTTGAGCATCGTCGTCTTGCCCGAACCCGTGCCGCCCGAGATGACGATGTTAAACCGGCTCGCGCCCGCGATCTTCAGCGCGGTGCACATCTTCTGGCTCATCGCGCCCCACTGGCACAGCATGTCGAGCGTGATTGGCTTGGCCGAGAATTTACGAATCGAGATCGCGGTGCCGCGCAGACTGAGCGGGGGGACGATCACGTTGACGCGGCTGCCGTCCTTCAGGCGGGCGTCGGCGAGCGGCGTGGTCTGGTCGACGCGGCGGCCGACCATGTTGCAGATGCGCTGCGCGATCTGGAACAGATGCTGTTCGTCGCGAAACTGGATCGGGGCGATCATCAGTTGCCCCTTTTTTTCGATATAGGTCTGGTACGGGCCGTTGACCATGATGTCCGAAATGTCGGGGTCGGACAGCAATTCCTCGAGCGGCCCGAAACCGAGCAATTCGTCGACGAGAACCTTTTCAAGCGCGAACTGTTCGCGGCGGTTGAGCGTGATCCGCAGTTCGGCGAGCACCTCGAGGATGATCGGACGGAATTCCTCGGTCAGCTCGTCCTTCGACAACGTCGCCGCGGCCTCGGGATCGACGCGTTCGAGCAGGCGCGGCAGCACCTGTTCCTTGATCTTGTGGACGCTCGCTTCGAAACCCTGCGCCTTTTCCGGCTCCATCGCCTCGGCGCTCGATCGCTGGTTCAGCCGGTCCATCGCCTCCATTTCGGGGCTGAGCGAAGACGGTGCCGATTCGGGCAGGGGAACGGCGTCGAGCGCGGGAAACTGGCCGCCGCCCGAGGAACCGGGCCCGCCCTGCATCGGCTTCGCCACGCCAAAGGCGGGGCGTCCTGCGGTACCGGGTCGGCGTCCGAATGCACTCATTGCTCTGTCCTGCTTCCGAATCATGTCCATGCGGTGTGTCGCGGCCGAAGCATGCGAACCCCCAATCGACACGGTGAATAGATCGGAAACTTTGACATTCTCCTAATGCCGGGAAGGCATGGGCTACCCCTGACGCAACGACGCCCGCATCCGGGGGGATGCGGGCGTCGATGATTCCGAAAATGTCTGCGGCGGGTCAGCCGGCGGTGACGTGCTCGGCGAGGACGGTCAGCCCGGCTTCATTGACCTCGGCAAAACCGCCTTCGACTTCGATCGTCTCGGGCGCAGCGCCCTGTGTCGTGTAGATGGTCAGCGGGCCGTTGCGCAGCGTCGCCATGAAGGGCGCATGGCCTTCGAGCACCGAAAAGTCGCCTTCGCTGCCCGGTACGGTGACCATATAGACATCGGCGGTCCGCTCGAGGCGGGCGGGGGTTACGAGTTCGAACTTCAGAGCCATTTTACTTCCTTAGACCCCTCCCGCTTGGGGAGGGGCATAGGTTCCTTACGCGTCTTCGGCGAGCTTCGCGGCCTTGGCGACCGCTTCGTCGATGCCGCCGACCATGTAGAAGGCCGCTTCGGGCAGATGGTCATATTCGCCGTCGACCACCGCCTTGAACGACTTCACCGTGTCTTCGATCGCCACGAACTTGCCGGGGATGTTGGTGAAGACTTCGGCGACGTGGAACGGCTGCGACAGGAAGCGCTGGATCTTGCGCGCGCGGGCGACGACCAGCTTATCTTCTTCCGAAAGCTCGTCCATGCCGAGAATCGCGATGATGTCCTGAAGCGACTTATACTTCTGCAGCGTTTCCTGAACGCGGCGAGCGGTTTCGTAATGCTCCTGGCCGACGATCGCGGCGGTCAGCACGCGGCTGGTCGAATCGAGCGGATCGACCGCCGGATAGATGCCGAGTTCCGAAATCGCGCGATTGAGCGTCGTCGTCGCGTCCAAGTGAGCGAACGAGGTTGCCGGGGCAGGGTCGGTCAAGTCATCCGCGGGAACGTAGATGGCCTGCACCGAGGTGATCGAGCCCTTGTTGGTCGAGGTGATGCGTTCCTGCAGCGCGCCCATGTCGGTCGACAGCGTCGGCTGGTAACCCACGGCCGACGGAATACGGCCGAGCAGCGCCGACACTTCCGAACCCGCCTGGGTAAAGCGGAAGATGTTGTCGACGAAGAACAGCACGTCCTGGCCTTCCTGGTCGCGGAAATATTCGGCGATCGTCAGGCCCGAGAGCGCGACGCGAGCGCGGGCGCCCGGGGGTTCGTTCATCTGGCCGAACACCAGCGCAACCTTCGATCCCTCGGGGGTCGGGTTGCCGTCGGCGTCCTTGGCGATAACGCCGGCGTCGAGGAATTCGTGGTACAGATCGTTGCCTTCGCGCGTGCGTTCACCGACGCCCGCGAACACCGACGTACCACCATGGCCCTTGGCGATGTTGTTGATCAGTTCCTGGATGAGCACGGTCTTGCCGACGCCCGCGCCGCCGAACAGGCCGATCTTGCCGCCCTTTGCATAAGGCGCGATCAGGTCGATGACCTTGATGCCGGTGACGAGGATGCTGCTTTCGGTCGACTGATCGACGAATTCCGGGGCCTTGGCGTGGATCGGCGCGCGCGTGGCTGCGTTGACCGGGCCGCGTTCGTCGATCGGCTCGCCGATGACGTTGAGGATGCGGCCGAGCGTCTGCGGGCCGACGGGAACGGTGATCTGCGCGCCGGTGTCGGTCACGGGCTGGCCGCGGGTCAGGCCGTCGGTTGCGTCCATCGCGATGGTGCGGACGGTGTTTTCGCCGAGGTGCTGCGCGACTTCGAGGACGAGGCGGTTGCCGTTGTTCTCGGTTTCGAGCGCGTTCAGAATCGCGGGCAGGGTACCGGTGAACTGGACGTCGACGACGGCGCCGATGACCTGGGCGATGCGGCCCGTCGCGGTGCCGGTGCTCGCGGCCTTGGGAGCGGCCGCCTTCTTCGGCGCAGCAGCCTTGGGCGCGGCGGCCTTTTTGGCGGGAGCCTTCTTTTCAGCGGGTGCGGTAGCCATGGTCTTCTTCCTTGGGTTGATCGATTAGAGCGCTTCGGCGCCCGCGATGATTTCGATAAGTTCGGTGGTGATCGCCGCCTGACGCGTGCGGTTGTAGATGATCGTCAGCTTGTTGATCAGGTCGCCCGCGTTGCGCGTCGCATTGTCCATCGCGGTCATCGACGCGCCCTGTTCGGACGCGGCGTTTTCAAGCAGACCCTTGAAGATCTGGATCGTGATGTTGCGCGGCAGCAGGTCGGCGAGGATCGCTTCCTCGTCGGGTTCATATTCGACCGCCGCGCCGCTCGATGCCGGAACGTCGACCGGGGCGGGAACGGGGATCAGCTGCTGGCCGGTCGCTTCCTGAAGCAGGGCCGAGCGGAACTTCGAATAGAAGACATGCGCGACATCGAACGCGCCCGCTTCATAAAGTTCCATCACCTTCGCCGAAATCTCGTGCGCCTGATCGAAGCCGATGTCGCGGATGCCGGTGGTTTCGTAATTCTCGATGACCTGGCCGGGGAACAGGCGGTTAAGCACCGGACGGCCCTTGCGGCCGATCAGGTAGAAGAGGACCTTCTTGCCCTGTGCCTGCAGGTCTAGCGCCTTGTCGCGCGCCGCCTTGACGATGTTCGAGTTGAACGCGCCGGCGAGGCCGCGGTCGCTGTTGAGTACGACGAGCAGGTGGGTGTCGCTCTTGCCCGTGCCGGCGAGAAGTTTGGGCGCGCTGTCCGACACGCCAACCTTCGACGCCAGGCTGGCGACGACGCCTTCGAGGCGCGTCGCATAGGGACGCGCGGCTTCGGCGGCCGCCTGCGCCTTGCGCAGCTTGGCCGCCGCGACCATTTTCTTGGCCTTGGTGATCTTCTGGGTCGATTTGACCGAGTTGATCCGCCCTTTGAGTTCTTTCAGGTTTGCCATGAAGGCCCCTATATTTCGTCACCCCGGCCAAAGCCGGGAGGACGGAAACCTTTTAAGCGAAAATCTTGGCGAACGCTTCGAGCGCGGCAACCAGACCCTTCTTGGCGTCGTCGCCAAGGTCCTTGGTGTCGCGGATCGTCTTGAGCACGCCGGCATGGTCGCTGCGCAGATTGGCGATCATCGCCGCTTCGTAACGCGAGACGTCGGTGGTCGCGACATTGTCGAGATAGCCGTTGGTGCCGGCGAAGATCGACGCGGTCTGCTCTTCGAACGGCATCGGCTGGAACTGCGGCTGCTTCAAAAGCTGCGTCAGGCGCGCGCCGCGGTTGAGCAGCTTCTGCGTCGACGCATCGAGGTCAGACCCGAACTGCGCGAAGGCTTCCATTTCGCGATATTGCGCCAGCTCGAGCTTGATCGAGCCCGACACCTTCTTCATCGCCTTGGTCTGCGCGGCCGAGCCGACGCGGCTCACCGACAGGCCGACGTTGATCGCCGGGCGGATGCCGGCGTTGAACAGGTTGGTTTCGAGGAAGATCTGGCCGTCGGTGATCGAAATCACGTTGGTCGGGATGTACGCCGAAACGTCGCCCGCCTGCGTTTCGATGATCGGCAGCGCGGTTAGCGAACCCGAACCATTGTCGGCGTTCATCTTTGCCGAACGCTCGAGCAGGCGGCTGTGCAGGTAGAACACGTCGCCGGGGTAAGCTTCGCGGCCCGGCGGACGGCGCAGCAGCAGCGACATCTGACGGTAAGCGACGGCCTGCTTCGACAGATCGTCATACACGATCACGGCGTGCATGCCGTTGTCGCGGAAATATTCGCCCATCGTGCAGCCGGTGTACGGCGCAAGGAACTGCAGCGGAGCGGGTTCCGACGCGGTCGCGGCGACGACGATCGAATATTCCATCGCGCCATTTTCTTCGAGCTGGCGGACGATCTGCGCGACGGTCGAGCGCTTCTGGCCGATCGCGACATAGATGCAATAGAGCTTCTTGCTCTCGTCATCGCCCGCGTTGGCTTCCTTCTGGTTGATGAAGGTGTCGATCGCGACGGCGGTCTTGCCGGTCTGGCGGTCGCCGATGATCAGTTCGCGCTGGCCGCGGCCGACGGGGACGAGCGCGTCGAGCGCCTTGAGGCCGGTCTGCACGGGTTCGTGAACCGAGGTGCGCGGGATGATGCCCGGCGCCTTGACTTCGACGCGCATGCGCTTCTCGGCCTTGATCGGGCCCTTGCCGTCGATCGGGTTGCCGAGGCCATCGACGACGCGGCCGAGCAGGCCCTTGCCGACGGGAACGTCGACGATCGTGCCGGTGCGCTTGACGGTGTCGCCTTCCTTGATCTCGGCGTCGCTGCCGAAGATCACGATGCCGACGTTATCGGCTTCGAGGTTGAGCGCCATGCCCTGCACGCCGTTGGCGAATTCGACCATTTCACCGGCCTGGACGTTGTCGAGGCCGTGGACGCGGGCGATGCCGTCGCCGACCGACAGAACCTGACCGATTTCGCTGACCGTGGCGTCGGTGCCGAAATTGGCGATCTGGTCCTTGATGACCTTGCTGATTTCAGCGGCGCGGATTTCCATTGTTTAGCCTTTCATCGCCTGTGCGAAGCTATTGAGACGGGTACGGATGCTGCCGTCGATCAGCTGGCTGCCCAGCTGGACGACGAGGCCGCCAAGGATGGCGGGATCGACGGTCGTGACGACGGCGACATCGCGGCCGACACGGGTTTTGAGGTTCGCGGTCAGCTCTTTGAGCTGATCGGCGGAAAGCGGATGCGCGCTGGTGACCTTGGCGGTCACTTCGCCGCGGTGATCGGCGACGATCGCGTCATAGGCGTCGATCATCTTGGGCAGATCGGCGAGACGGCGATTGTCGGCGAGCACGCCGAGGAATTTTGTCGTCAGCGAATCGAGCTTCATCGCCTTGGCGACCGCCGATATCGCATTGGCGGCATCGGTGCGGCCGACGACCGGGCTGGCGATCAGGTCCGACAGGTCGGCCGATTCGGCAAGGCCCGCGCGCAGCGTCGCAAGGCTGCCCGCGACCGCGTCGATCGCGTTCGATTCGCGGGCCAGATCGAACAAAGCGACCGCATAACGGCCCGCGAGGCCCGCCGTGATGTTGCCCTGAATGCCGCCGGAATTCTCCACGCGTGAAAGTCCTTTGTTGCTATCCCGTGGGGGGATGGGTCGCGCGGCTTTTGGCGGATATTCGAAGAATACCCCCGCAGCGAAGTCGCGGCGCGCCTAGCAACGATTTTGCTGCAATGCAAGGCGGGGGTGGGGGCTAGTTGCAGGCCGATCGCGGAATCTTCGCTGCGGCTTCGGCGCGCATAGCTTCGAACCTTTTTCTTACGGCTGCATCTGCCCGCTTGTCGTCGCGGGGGGAGGCGCGGTGTGCGTCTTTGGCGGCGGCAATCAAGTCGTCGGTTTGCCCATAGGAACAGACCGCACCGTCGCCATAAGGTTCATGCACCCAGAAATCCGCAAGGCAGGCGTCAGGACCAAATTTCGGATAGCATGTTCGAGAGACATGGACTGGCAGGGCAGGGGTTTCAGGGCCTCCGGCGGTTTCAAGCGAATCAGTTGCTGACCCGAGTGCCCGATCTGCTCCGCTGCTGTCGTGTCCTGCCAGCTTGCACATGCAGGATTGAAACGCGAGCTTCTCGATCCGGGCGAATTCATCGGTGGGGCGTTCTTCGGCGCTGGTTTGACGCGAATCTGTGCCGTCGCACGCGGCGAGCAAAAGGAGGGGCGTCAGCAGGATAGCGACGACGCCAGGGTTCGCTTGCATTCTGATTCCCCTCCCATAAACCCGCCGCACGACTAACATGGGAGACAATGATGGGCGAGATGATCCGGATGACGATGGACGATGGCGCCGAGATTGCAGTCTATCACGCCTCGCCCGAAGGCGAGCGGCGCGGCGGGCTGGTGCTGATCCAGGAAATTTTCGGGGTCACCGACCATATCCGCGAACTGTGCGACGAATATGCCGCCGACGGGTACGAGGTGCTCGCCCCAGCGCTGTTCGACCGCGAGCATCCGGGGTTCGAGAGCGACTATTCGGGCGCGCAGTTCGAACGCGCGGTGCAGCTGGCGCGCGAGCTTCACCCCTTCGAGCAGAGCCTGAAGGACGCGCAAACCTGCATCGACGCGTTGAAGGGCAAGGGTCCCGTCTTCATCACCGGTTTTTGCTACGGCGGCTCGGTCGCCTGGCGGATGGCGCAGATCAGCCCCGACCTCGCCGCCGCATCGGCCTATTACGGCAGCCTCGTCCCGACCCAGTTCGCCGACCAGGCGCCCGCTTGTGCCACCATCGCCCATTTCGGCCGCTTCGACGCGGGCATTCCGATGGAAGGGGTCGAGACGCTGATCGCCAAGAACCATCCGACCGCGCAGATCTTCGTCTATGACGCCAACCACGGCTTCAACAGCGACCGCCGCAAGGATTATCACGAACCGAGCAGCGAGCAGGCGCGCGAACGCACGCTGATGCTGTTCAAGGCATGCGGGGGGTGAGGCTCGTCTTCCTCCACGGCCCCGCAGCGAGCGGCAAGCTGACCGTGGCGCGCGAGCTTGCCGCTCTGACCGGGCTGCCGCTGTTCCACAACCACCTCGTCGTCGATGCGCTGCTCGCGGTGTTTCCGTTCGGCAGTCCCGGCTT is drawn from Sphingopyxis sp. OPL5 and contains these coding sequences:
- a CDS encoding ATP synthase F1 subunit epsilon, translating into MALKFELVTPARLERTADVYMVTVPGSEGDFSVLEGHAPFMATLRNGPLTIYTTQGAAPETIEVEGGFAEVNEAGLTVLAEHVTAG
- the atpD gene encoding F0F1 ATP synthase subunit beta: MATAPAEKKAPAKKAAAPKAAAPKKAAAPKAASTGTATGRIAQVIGAVVDVQFTGTLPAILNALETENNGNRLVLEVAQHLGENTVRTIAMDATDGLTRGQPVTDTGAQITVPVGPQTLGRILNVIGEPIDERGPVNAATRAPIHAKAPEFVDQSTESSILVTGIKVIDLIAPYAKGGKIGLFGGAGVGKTVLIQELINNIAKGHGGTSVFAGVGERTREGNDLYHEFLDAGVIAKDADGNPTPEGSKVALVFGQMNEPPGARARVALSGLTIAEYFRDQEGQDVLFFVDNIFRFTQAGSEVSALLGRIPSAVGYQPTLSTDMGALQERITSTNKGSITSVQAIYVPADDLTDPAPATSFAHLDATTTLNRAISELGIYPAVDPLDSTSRVLTAAIVGQEHYETARRVQETLQKYKSLQDIIAILGMDELSEEDKLVVARARKIQRFLSQPFHVAEVFTNIPGKFVAIEDTVKSFKAVVDGEYDHLPEAAFYMVGGIDEAVAKAAKLAEDA
- a CDS encoding dienelactone hydrolase family protein → MGEMIRMTMDDGAEIAVYHASPEGERRGGLVLIQEIFGVTDHIRELCDEYAADGYEVLAPALFDREHPGFESDYSGAQFERAVQLARELHPFEQSLKDAQTCIDALKGKGPVFITGFCYGGSVAWRMAQISPDLAAASAYYGSLVPTQFADQAPACATIAHFGRFDAGIPMEGVETLIAKNHPTAQIFVYDANHGFNSDRRKDYHEPSSEQARERTLMLFKACGG
- a CDS encoding F0F1 ATP synthase subunit gamma, whose amino-acid sequence is MANLKELKGRINSVKSTQKITKAKKMVAAAKLRKAQAAAEAARPYATRLEGVVASLASKVGVSDSAPKLLAGTGKSDTHLLVVLNSDRGLAGAFNSNIVKAARDKALDLQAQGKKVLFYLIGRKGRPVLNRLFPGQVIENYETTGIRDIGFDQAHEISAKVMELYEAGAFDVAHVFYSKFRSALLQEATGQQLIPVPAPVDVPASSGAAVEYEPDEEAILADLLPRNITIQIFKGLLENAASEQGASMTAMDNATRNAGDLINKLTIIYNRTRQAAITTELIEIIAGAEAL
- the atpA gene encoding F0F1 ATP synthase subunit alpha: MEIRAAEISKVIKDQIANFGTDATVSEIGQVLSVGDGIARVHGLDNVQAGEMVEFANGVQGMALNLEADNVGIVIFGSDAEIKEGDTVKRTGTIVDVPVGKGLLGRVVDGLGNPIDGKGPIKAEKRMRVEVKAPGIIPRTSVHEPVQTGLKALDALVPVGRGQRELIIGDRQTGKTAVAIDTFINQKEANAGDDESKKLYCIYVAIGQKRSTVAQIVRQLEENGAMEYSIVVAATASEPAPLQFLAPYTGCTMGEYFRDNGMHAVIVYDDLSKQAVAYRQMSLLLRRPPGREAYPGDVFYLHSRLLERSAKMNADNGSGSLTALPIIETQAGDVSAYIPTNVISITDGQIFLETNLFNAGIRPAINVGLSVSRVGSAAQTKAMKKVSGSIKLELAQYREMEAFAQFGSDLDASTQKLLNRGARLTQLLKQPQFQPMPFEEQTASIFAGTNGYLDNVATTDVSRYEAAMIANLRSDHAGVLKTIRDTKDLGDDAKKGLVAALEAFAKIFA
- a CDS encoding isopenicillin N synthase family dioxygenase, producing the protein MTALPAIDIAPLLAMDDAAAVERTAAAIGAASADYGFFYAEGHGISDALFDRLEAVSHRFFALSEAEKAEIAMAHGGTAWRGWFPLGGELTSGRPDRKEGLYLGEELGEGDPRVAAGWPLHGANLWPTRLPELRPAVEEYLAASVAAAEALMRGMALALGLSADHFANELTRRPTLLFRIFHYPPGGEADDLGVGEHSDYGLLTLLGQDAHGGLEVRAADGSWIAVPPRGHALVVNIGDMFERLTRGRFRSAPHRVIKASGRERLSWPLFYDPDFAASVDPLPVPATTRLLPRWDGADVHAAGGSYGNYLIGKVGKVFPALAGKQLRELP
- a CDS encoding F0F1 ATP synthase subunit delta, producing MENSGGIQGNITAGLAGRYAVALFDLARESNAIDAVAGSLATLRAGLAESADLSDLIASPVVGRTDAANAISAVAKAMKLDSLTTKFLGVLADNRRLADLPKMIDAYDAIVADHRGEVTAKVTSAHPLSADQLKELTANLKTRVGRDVAVVTTVDPAILGGLVVQLGSQLIDGSIRTRLNSFAQAMKG
- a CDS encoding CpaF family protein — protein: MSAFGRRPGTAGRPAFGVAKPMQGGPGSSGGGQFPALDAVPLPESAPSSLSPEMEAMDRLNQRSSAEAMEPEKAQGFEASVHKIKEQVLPRLLERVDPEAAATLSKDELTEEFRPIILEVLAELRITLNRREQFALEKVLVDELLGFGPLEELLSDPDISDIMVNGPYQTYIEKKGQLMIAPIQFRDEQHLFQIAQRICNMVGRRVDQTTPLADARLKDGSRVNVIVPPLSLRGTAISIRKFSAKPITLDMLCQWGAMSQKMCTALKIAGASRFNIVISGGTGSGKTTMLNALSKMIDPGERVLTIEDAAELRLQQPHWLPLETRPANLEGNGAIHMGDLVKNALRMRPDRIIMGEVRGAECFDLLAAMNTGHDGSMCTLHSNSPRECLGRMENMVLMGDVKIPKEAISKQIADSVDMVIQIKRLRDGSRRVTNVTEVIGMEGDVIVTQELFKFEYLDEDKDGKIIGEYRAMGLRPYTLEKARQYGFDQPYLEACL
- a CDS encoding class I SAM-dependent methyltransferase, which gives rise to MRDFRAVASAALIVVAACSAPAHNAAASEAAARPGDAIATAVAAPTRTPANVARDPYRHPTETLAFFGVKPGDTVVELWPGGGWYTEILAPLAKAGGGTLYVAAPWEKGLNRVKAKQESDAGTYGAVKLAEFPNGGTNPKVADGSADVVLTFRNVHNWRFDGADNTANAFKQIFAMLKPGGVLGVEEHRLPEAMDSALEEKSGYMKRSSVIAFAEAAGFKLVGESDINANPKDTHDYPGGVWTLPPSLREGDKDREKFLAIGESDRMTLKFVKPAS